A DNA window from Hymenobacter aquaticus contains the following coding sequences:
- a CDS encoding PID-CTERM protein-sorting domain-containing protein, which translates to MINLSIRRIALCILFLGVTQLPVLAQGPGNGGPQPGATNAPIDGGASLLLAGGVALGLRRLRRRQA; encoded by the coding sequence ATGATCAATCTGTCAATCCGCCGCATTGCCCTGTGCATCCTATTTCTCGGCGTAACTCAACTACCGGTACTGGCTCAGGGCCCCGGCAATGGCGGTCCGCAGCCGGGCGCCACCAATGCTCCCATCGACGGCGGCGCCAGCCTGCTGTTAGCCGGGGGCGTTGCTCTGGGCCTGCGCCGCTTGCGCCGTCGGCAGGCTTAG